Proteins from one Streptomyces sp. NBC_00289 genomic window:
- a CDS encoding sensor histidine kinase yields MSLFWRIFSLNAAGLVLAAALLLGPVTVSTPVLPAEALVVVVGLAVLLAGNALVLRIGLASLRRLGGAMAAADLLRPGPRAVVAGPAEAAELIMTFNTMLDRLEAERATGAARALSAQERERHRIARELHDEVGQTLTAVLLQLRRVADRAPDGLRAEVGQAQEATRAGLDEIRRIARRLRPGVLDELGLASALRSLATEFTAHGLTVRHHIVGGLPPLTEETELVVYRVAQEGLTNTARHAAADRAEVRLRPVADGVELLVRDNGKGIDAMPVGAGISGMRERALLIGAVLAVESRPGRGTDIRLRIPATVPGDR; encoded by the coding sequence GTGTCGCTGTTCTGGCGGATCTTCTCGCTCAACGCCGCCGGCCTGGTGCTCGCCGCCGCGCTGCTCCTGGGACCGGTCACCGTGTCGACGCCTGTCCTGCCGGCCGAGGCACTGGTCGTGGTCGTCGGCCTCGCGGTCCTGCTGGCCGGGAACGCGCTCGTCCTGCGGATCGGACTCGCATCCTTGCGGCGGCTGGGCGGGGCCATGGCCGCCGCGGACCTACTGCGCCCCGGACCCCGCGCGGTGGTCGCCGGGCCGGCGGAGGCCGCCGAACTGATCATGACGTTCAACACGATGCTCGACCGCCTGGAGGCGGAGCGCGCCACCGGAGCGGCCCGCGCGCTGTCCGCCCAGGAGCGCGAACGCCACCGCATCGCACGCGAGCTCCACGACGAGGTCGGCCAGACCCTGACCGCCGTCCTCCTCCAGCTCAGGAGGGTCGCCGACCGGGCGCCCGACGGACTGCGCGCCGAGGTCGGCCAGGCGCAGGAGGCCACCCGCGCGGGCCTCGACGAGATCCGCCGCATCGCCCGCCGACTGCGGCCCGGCGTCCTGGACGAACTGGGTCTGGCCAGCGCCCTGCGCTCCCTCGCGACCGAGTTCACCGCGCATGGTCTGACGGTGCGCCACCACATCGTCGGCGGCCTGCCACCCCTCACCGAGGAGACGGAACTCGTGGTCTACCGGGTGGCCCAGGAGGGCCTCACCAACACGGCACGGCACGCCGCGGCCGACCGCGCCGAAGTCCGGCTGCGGCCGGTCGCCGACGGCGTCGAACTCCTCGTACGCGACAACGGAAAAGGCATCGACGCGATGCCGGTAGGCGCCGGAATCAGCGGCATGCGCGAGCGTGCCCTGCTGATAGGAGCCGTGCTCGCCGTGGAATCCCGCCCCGGCCGGGGCACCGACATACGCCTGCGCATACCGGCCACCGTCCCGGGGGACCGCTGA
- a CDS encoding amino acid ABC transporter permease: protein MFDFLDGYDVLGAFWMTVKLTALSALGSLVWGTLLAAMRVSPVPLLRGFGTAYVNIVRNIPLTVIIVFSSLGLADIFGVTMGAADDFKVQGFRLAVLGLVGYTSAFVCEAVRSGINTVPVGQAEAARAIGLSFSQVLRLIILPQAFRAVIGPLANVLIALTKNTTVAAAIGVAEAATLMKKMIENEAQTLAIGAVFAFGFVVLTLPTGLLLGWLSKRLAVKR from the coding sequence GTGTTCGACTTTCTTGATGGTTACGACGTCCTCGGGGCGTTCTGGATGACGGTGAAACTCACCGCCCTCTCCGCCCTCGGCTCCCTGGTCTGGGGCACCCTGCTGGCCGCGATGCGGGTCAGCCCGGTCCCGCTCCTGCGCGGGTTCGGCACCGCCTATGTGAACATCGTCCGGAACATCCCCCTGACCGTCATCATCGTCTTCTCCTCGCTCGGTCTGGCCGACATCTTCGGCGTCACGATGGGCGCGGCCGACGACTTCAAGGTGCAGGGCTTCCGCCTGGCGGTGCTCGGCCTCGTCGGCTACACCTCCGCCTTCGTGTGCGAGGCGGTCCGCTCCGGCATCAACACCGTGCCCGTCGGGCAGGCCGAGGCGGCACGCGCCATCGGGCTGAGCTTCAGCCAGGTGCTGCGGCTGATCATCCTGCCGCAGGCCTTCCGCGCGGTCATCGGCCCGCTGGCCAACGTCCTGATCGCGCTGACCAAGAACACCACCGTGGCGGCCGCGATCGGTGTCGCCGAGGCAGCCACCCTGATGAAGAAGATGATCGAGAACGAGGCCCAGACGCTCGCCATCGGCGCGGTCTTCGCCTTCGGGTTCGTGGTACTGACTCTGCCGACCGGGCTGCTCCTCGGCTGGCTGAGCAAGCGACTGGCGGTGAAGCGATGA
- a CDS encoding MazG nucleotide pyrophosphohydrolase domain-containing protein: protein MSSSPADLVREFHLATGLDARSTPTEVSPGLAAHRGELLAEEAAEVAEVAVTGPLDRLAHELADVVYVAYGTALVHGIDLDAVLAEIHRSNMTKLGPDGRVARRTDGKILKGEHYRAPDVSAVLRRQGWAPDGA, encoded by the coding sequence ATGAGTTCATCGCCCGCCGACCTGGTCCGTGAATTCCACCTCGCCACCGGGCTCGACGCCCGGAGCACGCCGACGGAGGTCTCCCCGGGACTCGCCGCCCACCGGGGCGAACTGCTCGCCGAGGAGGCCGCGGAGGTCGCCGAGGTGGCGGTCACCGGCCCGCTCGACCGACTCGCGCACGAACTGGCCGACGTCGTCTACGTCGCCTACGGCACGGCTCTGGTGCACGGCATCGACCTCGACGCGGTACTCGCCGAGATCCACCGCTCCAACATGACCAAGCTCGGGCCCGACGGCCGCGTGGCCCGGCGGACGGACGGCAAGATCCTCAAGGGCGAGCACTACCGGGCGCCGGACGTGTCCGCGGTGCTGCGCCGCCAGGGGTGGGCCCCTGACGGCGCCTGA
- a CDS encoding glutamate ABC transporter substrate-binding protein, whose translation MKLRKVTAVSAAVFALALSATACGGDDSKDSDSGSSGGGKIKVGIKFDQPGLGLKQPDGSFAGFDVDVATYVAKQLGYKPDQIEFVETKSADRENALARGDVKFIAATYSINDERKQKVDFAGPYLLAHQDLLVKKDSDITKATDLNGKKLCSVTGSTSAQNIHDKIAPKAQLKEYSGYSECIAALQSGAVDAVTTDDSILAGFAAQDKYKGQFKLAGLKLSNENYGVGVKKGDTATVNKINAALEKMVSDGAWQKAVDTNFGPANYKSEPAPKIGNIVP comes from the coding sequence ATGAAGCTCCGCAAGGTCACCGCCGTCTCCGCCGCCGTGTTCGCCCTCGCCCTGTCCGCGACCGCGTGCGGTGGCGACGACAGCAAGGACTCCGACTCGGGCTCCAGCGGTGGCGGCAAGATCAAGGTCGGCATCAAGTTCGACCAGCCGGGCCTCGGCCTGAAGCAGCCGGACGGGTCCTTCGCCGGCTTCGACGTGGACGTGGCGACCTACGTGGCCAAGCAGCTCGGCTACAAGCCCGACCAGATCGAGTTCGTCGAGACCAAGAGCGCCGACCGTGAGAACGCGCTCGCCCGCGGCGACGTGAAGTTCATCGCGGCCACCTACTCGATCAACGACGAGCGCAAGCAGAAGGTCGACTTCGCCGGCCCCTACCTGCTGGCCCACCAGGACCTGCTGGTCAAGAAAGACTCGGACATCACCAAGGCCACGGACCTCAACGGCAAGAAGCTGTGTTCCGTGACCGGTTCCACCTCGGCGCAGAACATCCACGACAAGATCGCCCCGAAGGCCCAGCTGAAGGAGTACAGCGGCTACTCGGAGTGCATCGCCGCCCTGCAGAGCGGCGCCGTCGACGCGGTGACCACGGACGACTCGATCCTCGCGGGCTTCGCCGCGCAGGACAAGTACAAGGGTCAGTTCAAGCTCGCCGGTCTCAAGCTGAGCAACGAGAACTACGGCGTCGGCGTCAAGAAGGGCGACACCGCGACCGTGAACAAGATCAACGCCGCCCTCGAGAAGATGGTCAGCGACGGCGCGTGGCAGAAGGCGGTCGACACGAACTTCGGCCCGGCGAACTACAAGAGCGAGCCCGCGCCGAAGATCGGCAACATCGTCCCGTAG
- a CDS encoding response regulator transcription factor has protein sequence MRLLLVEDDNHVAAALSAVLARHGFEVTHARSGEEALQALVPEGAGFGVVLLDLGLPDQDGYEVCGKIRKRTSIPVIMVTARSDVRSRIHGLNLGADDYVVKPYDTGELLARIHAVSRRTVHEDAGAGGDTALRLGPVTIELPTRQVSVDGAVVQLTRKEFDLLALLAQRPGVVFRREQIISEVWRTSWEGTGRTLEVHVASLRAKLRMPALIETVRGVGYRLVAPAA, from the coding sequence ATGAGACTCCTCCTCGTTGAGGACGACAACCACGTCGCCGCCGCTCTGTCCGCGGTCCTGGCGCGGCACGGGTTCGAGGTCACGCACGCCCGCAGCGGCGAGGAGGCGCTTCAGGCGCTGGTACCGGAGGGCGCCGGCTTCGGTGTCGTCCTCCTCGACCTGGGCCTGCCCGACCAGGACGGCTACGAGGTCTGCGGCAAGATCCGCAAGCGCACCAGCATCCCGGTGATCATGGTCACGGCGCGCTCCGACGTCCGCTCCCGCATCCACGGCCTCAACCTCGGCGCCGACGACTACGTCGTGAAGCCGTACGACACGGGAGAACTGCTCGCCCGCATCCACGCCGTCAGCCGGCGCACCGTCCACGAGGACGCCGGAGCGGGCGGGGACACGGCGCTGCGCCTCGGTCCCGTCACGATCGAGCTGCCCACCCGCCAGGTCAGCGTGGACGGTGCGGTGGTCCAGCTGACCCGCAAGGAGTTCGACCTGCTGGCCCTGCTCGCCCAGCGACCCGGCGTGGTCTTCCGCCGGGAACAGATCATCAGTGAGGTGTGGCGGACCAGCTGGGAGGGGACCGGGCGCACCCTGGAGGTGCACGTCGCGTCCCTGCGCGCCAAGCTGCGCATGCCGGCCCTGATCGAGACCGTGCGCGGCGTCGGCTACCGGCTCGTCGCCCCGGCGGCGTAG
- a CDS encoding cation:proton antiporter, translated as MHSAVLLIEFGSIILGLGLLGRFAGRFRLSPIPLYLLAGLAFGEGGLLPLGASEEFVATGAEIGVILLLLMLGLEYSAGDLVTNLKSHYPAGLVDGALNALPGAAAALLLGWGPVAAVVLAGVTWISSSGVIAKVLGDLGRVGNRETPVILSVLVLEDLAMAVYLPIVTALVAGAGLLAGSVTLAIALGAAGLVLFVAVRYGRVISRFVSSDDPEKLLLVVLGLTILVAGVAQQLQVSAAVGAFLVGIALSGEVAEGAHTLLSPLRDLFAAVFFVFFGLHTDPASIPPVLLPALALAVVTAATKIATGYWAARRAGISAKGRWRTGGALVARGEFSIVIAGLAVSAGIEPSLGPLATAYVLILVVVGPLTARYTEPVATWWTGRAARERPQSKVRRETPEGASEGASEGATEGASVRD; from the coding sequence GTGCACTCCGCGGTCCTGTTGATCGAGTTCGGTTCCATCATCCTCGGCCTCGGCCTGCTGGGGCGGTTCGCCGGCCGCTTCCGGCTGTCGCCCATCCCGCTGTACCTGCTGGCCGGGCTCGCCTTCGGCGAGGGCGGCCTGCTGCCGCTCGGCGCGAGCGAGGAGTTCGTCGCGACCGGCGCCGAGATCGGCGTCATCCTGCTGCTGCTGATGCTCGGCCTCGAGTACTCGGCCGGCGACCTGGTCACCAACCTCAAGTCGCACTATCCGGCGGGCCTGGTCGACGGCGCGCTCAACGCCCTGCCGGGCGCGGCGGCGGCGCTGCTGCTCGGCTGGGGTCCGGTGGCCGCCGTCGTCCTCGCCGGCGTCACCTGGATCTCGTCGTCGGGCGTCATCGCCAAGGTCCTCGGCGACCTGGGCCGGGTCGGCAACCGGGAGACCCCGGTGATCCTCAGCGTCCTCGTGCTGGAGGACCTGGCGATGGCGGTGTACCTGCCGATCGTGACGGCGCTGGTGGCGGGGGCCGGGCTGCTCGCCGGCAGCGTGACGCTGGCGATCGCGCTGGGCGCGGCCGGGCTGGTCCTGTTCGTGGCCGTGCGCTACGGACGGGTGATCTCCCGGTTCGTCTCCAGCGACGACCCCGAGAAGCTGCTGCTCGTGGTGCTGGGTCTGACGATCCTGGTGGCGGGCGTGGCGCAGCAGTTGCAGGTGTCCGCCGCGGTGGGCGCCTTCCTGGTGGGCATCGCCCTGTCCGGGGAGGTCGCGGAGGGGGCGCACACCCTGCTCAGCCCGTTGCGCGACCTGTTCGCCGCCGTCTTCTTCGTCTTCTTCGGGCTGCACACCGACCCGGCGAGCATCCCTCCCGTGCTGCTGCCCGCCCTGGCGCTGGCCGTCGTCACCGCCGCGACGAAGATCGCCACCGGCTACTGGGCGGCCCGCCGCGCCGGCATCTCCGCCAAGGGCCGCTGGCGCACGGGTGGCGCCCTGGTGGCGCGCGGCGAGTTCTCGATCGTCATCGCCGGCCTGGCGGTGAGCGCGGGCATCGAGCCGTCGCTGGGACCGCTGGCCACCGCGTACGTCCTGATCCTGGTCGTCGTGGGCCCGCTGACCGCGCGCTACACGGAACCCGTCGCGACCTGGTGGACGGGCCGCGCCGCCCGCGAACGGCCGCAGTCGAAGGTGCGGCGGGAAACGCCGGAGGGGGCGTCGGAGGGAGCATCGGAAGGGGCAACGGAGGGAGCGTCGGTGCGGGACTGA
- a CDS encoding cation:proton antiporter regulatory subunit produces the protein MSVPRLRATPLPGIGVQYDLVTREDRHLSVVAHRDGARTVSVYRADDPDSCAQSLRLTGAEAGTLIDALKPSHHSASLLYTSDLGLVAERIEVAASSRWNGRVLGDTRLRTETGASVVAVLRRAEAIPSPTPDFRLAGGDTLIVIGTREGVDAAASILGRE, from the coding sequence GTGTCCGTTCCACGCCTGAGGGCGACGCCGCTGCCGGGCATCGGGGTCCAGTACGACCTCGTGACCAGGGAGGACCGCCATCTGTCCGTGGTGGCCCACCGCGACGGCGCTCGCACGGTGAGCGTGTACCGGGCCGACGACCCCGACTCCTGCGCCCAGTCACTGCGGCTGACCGGCGCCGAGGCGGGCACGCTGATCGACGCGCTGAAGCCGTCGCACCACAGCGCGAGCCTGCTCTACACCTCGGACCTGGGACTGGTCGCGGAACGGATCGAGGTCGCCGCCTCCTCGCGCTGGAACGGACGGGTCCTGGGCGACACCCGGCTGCGCACCGAGACCGGCGCGTCCGTCGTGGCGGTGCTGCGGCGGGCCGAGGCGATCCCGTCTCCGACGCCGGACTTCCGGCTCGCGGGCGGTGACACGCTCATCGTCATCGGCACCCGCGAGGGCGTCGACGCGGCCGCGTCGATACTCGGGCGGGAGTGA
- a CDS encoding amino acid ABC transporter ATP-binding protein: MTEVSVAKEDMAATGELVVLKSVNKHFGALHVLQDIDLTISRGEVVVVIGPSGSGKSTLCRTINRLETTDSGTITIDGKPLPQEGKALARLRADVGMVFQSFNLFAHKTVLENVMLGQIKVRRTDKSKAEEKARALLDRVGVGTQADKYPAQLSGGQQQRVAIARALAMDPKVMLFDEPTSALDPEMINEVLEVMQQLARDGMTMIVVTHEMGFARSAANRVVFMADGRIVEEAVPDQFFSNPRSDRAKDFLSKILHH, encoded by the coding sequence ATGACCGAAGTATCGGTGGCCAAGGAAGACATGGCCGCGACCGGCGAACTGGTCGTCCTGAAGAGCGTCAACAAGCACTTCGGCGCGTTGCACGTACTCCAGGACATCGATCTGACGATCTCCCGCGGCGAGGTCGTCGTGGTCATCGGGCCCTCCGGGTCCGGGAAGTCCACCCTGTGCCGCACCATCAACCGTCTCGAGACGACCGACTCGGGCACGATCACGATCGACGGCAAGCCGCTGCCCCAGGAGGGCAAGGCGCTGGCCAGGCTGCGCGCCGACGTCGGAATGGTCTTCCAGTCCTTCAACCTCTTCGCGCACAAGACCGTGCTGGAGAACGTGATGCTGGGCCAGATCAAGGTCCGCAGGACCGACAAGAGCAAAGCCGAGGAGAAGGCCCGCGCCCTGCTCGACCGGGTCGGCGTGGGCACGCAGGCCGACAAGTACCCGGCACAGCTCTCCGGCGGCCAGCAGCAGCGCGTCGCCATCGCGCGGGCGCTCGCCATGGATCCCAAGGTCATGCTCTTCGACGAGCCGACCTCGGCGCTCGACCCGGAGATGATCAACGAGGTGCTGGAGGTCATGCAGCAGCTCGCCCGTGACGGCATGACCATGATCGTCGTCACCCATGAGATGGGTTTCGCCCGATCGGCTGCGAACCGAGTGGTGTTCATGGCTGACGGTCGCATCGTCGAAGAGGCTGTGCCGGACCAGTTCTTCAGCAATCCGCGCAGCGACCGTGCGAAGGACTTCCTCTCGAAGATCCTTCACCACTGA
- a CDS encoding TAXI family TRAP transporter solute-binding subunit, translated as MSKVFPRIGRRRALQGAAAGVVVLGLLLWWLLPLGEDPPSGTIKFSTGSEAGVYQEYGERLKTELAKDMPDLKLKLVPSEGSQANVKRVANGEADFTIAAADAVETYELSHPAAADRLRGVARLYDDYVQLVIPPGSDIHSVSDLRGKRVSIGLRDSGVRLIAERVLRAAGIDPEKDITPSSQGIDTGPKLVGHGIDAFFWSGGLPTEGLRTLAETTAFRFVPIDADLVAKVHTEGAATHYYRATNMPESAYPTVQNGETVPTMAVSNLLMTRKDMDPRLTEWITRTVIKSRDGIGAHVHSAQLVDLRTAIYTAPLSLHEGARRYYRSVKP; from the coding sequence ATGTCCAAGGTGTTCCCCCGTATCGGCAGGCGCCGGGCCCTGCAGGGCGCGGCCGCCGGCGTCGTCGTGCTCGGCCTGCTGCTGTGGTGGCTGCTGCCGCTCGGCGAGGATCCGCCGAGCGGGACGATCAAGTTCAGCACGGGATCGGAAGCCGGGGTCTACCAGGAGTACGGCGAGCGGCTGAAGACGGAGCTCGCCAAGGACATGCCGGACCTGAAACTGAAGCTGGTGCCGAGCGAGGGGTCACAGGCGAACGTCAAGCGCGTGGCGAACGGCGAGGCCGACTTCACGATCGCCGCGGCCGACGCGGTGGAGACGTACGAGCTGAGTCACCCGGCGGCCGCCGACCGGCTGCGCGGTGTGGCCCGCCTGTACGACGACTACGTGCAGCTCGTCATCCCGCCGGGCTCGGACATCCACTCCGTCTCCGATCTGCGGGGCAAGCGGGTGTCCATAGGGCTGCGGGACTCGGGCGTACGGCTGATCGCCGAGCGGGTGCTGCGCGCGGCGGGCATCGACCCGGAGAAGGACATCACGCCCTCGTCGCAGGGCATCGACACCGGTCCCAAGCTGGTGGGGCACGGGATCGACGCGTTCTTCTGGTCGGGTGGGCTGCCGACGGAGGGCCTGAGGACCCTCGCCGAGACCACCGCCTTCCGGTTCGTGCCGATCGACGCCGACCTCGTCGCGAAGGTGCACACCGAGGGCGCCGCCACCCACTACTACCGCGCCACCAACATGCCGGAGTCGGCGTACCCCACCGTCCAGAACGGCGAGACGGTGCCGACGATGGCCGTGTCCAACCTGCTGATGACCCGCAAGGACATGGATCCCCGGCTCACCGAGTGGATCACCCGGACGGTGATCAAGAGCCGCGACGGCATCGGCGCCCACGTCCACTCGGCACAGCTGGTGGACCTGCGCACGGCGATCTACACCGCCCCGCTCTCGCTGCACGAGGGCGCCCGGCGCTACTACCGGTCGGTCAAGCCGTAG
- a CDS encoding amino acid ABC transporter permease codes for MSSVLYDTPGPRAKRRYVLFSLGFAVLFALFLWWIWQTMDDKGQLKWALWEPFTTSQAWTTYLLPGLVNTLKAAAISMVIALPLGAVFGIARLSDHRWVRGTAGTIVEFFRSIPVLLLMLFANELYVRSTDVSSEDRPLYAVVTGLVLYNASVLAEIVRAGILSLPKGQSEAAMAVGLRKGQTMSSILLPQAVTAMLPAIVSQLVVIVKDTALGGVMLAYPELLNERSTLAANYANVVPSFIVVGIIFIILNFILTSFASWLEARLRRSKKSTGAVLSEDTVEVNPAAVRGGFGSGAGGGI; via the coding sequence ATGAGCTCCGTTCTCTACGACACTCCCGGCCCCCGCGCCAAGCGGCGCTATGTGCTCTTCTCGCTGGGCTTCGCCGTCCTGTTCGCCCTGTTCCTGTGGTGGATCTGGCAGACCATGGACGACAAGGGCCAGCTGAAGTGGGCCCTGTGGGAGCCCTTCACCACCTCGCAGGCCTGGACGACCTATCTGCTGCCGGGCCTCGTCAACACGCTGAAGGCCGCGGCGATCTCCATGGTGATCGCCCTGCCGCTGGGCGCGGTCTTCGGCATCGCGCGCCTCTCCGACCACCGCTGGGTGAGGGGCACGGCGGGCACAATCGTCGAGTTCTTCCGCTCGATCCCGGTGCTGCTGCTGATGCTCTTCGCCAACGAGCTCTACGTCCGCTCCACGGACGTCAGCAGCGAGGACCGGCCGCTCTACGCGGTCGTCACCGGCCTGGTCCTCTACAACGCCTCGGTCCTGGCCGAGATCGTCCGCGCCGGCATCCTCTCCCTGCCCAAGGGACAGTCGGAGGCCGCGATGGCGGTCGGGCTGCGCAAGGGCCAGACGATGAGCAGCATCCTGCTGCCGCAGGCCGTCACGGCCATGCTGCCGGCCATCGTGAGCCAGCTCGTCGTCATCGTGAAGGACACCGCGCTGGGCGGCGTGATGCTCGCCTATCCCGAGTTGCTCAACGAGCGCAGCACGCTGGCGGCCAACTACGCCAACGTCGTCCCCAGCTTCATCGTGGTGGGGATCATCTTCATCATCCTGAACTTCATCCTCACCAGCTTCGCCAGCTGGCTCGAGGCGCGGCTGCGGCGCAGCAAGAAGAGCACGGGCGCGGTCCTCAGCGAGGACACGGTGGAAGTCAACCCCGCGGCGGTGCGCGGCGGCTTCGGGTCCGGTGCCGGCGGCGGGATCTGA
- a CDS encoding ATP-binding protein, with protein sequence MRTRLLPLLIVLMAAMLLALGVPLAVSVAAAQQQKVVVDRIDDTAFFAALAQFVDDTQSGTERLKTLSNELSSYYEVYGIRVGVFYTGDTPMANAPATWFLPRTGEVRDAFKEALLSRRSQDPKQVWPWQRNRLVVASPVIRDGDVIAVVVTDSPTGPMRSRTLRGWLVVGAGEIAAMLLAVGAALRLTGWVLRPVRVLDATTHDIATGRLKSRVAAAGGPPELRRLARSFNEMADNVEDVLEQQRAFVADASHQLRNPLSALLLRIELLALELPEDNEEIASVRTEGKRLAEVLDDLLDLALAEHTEANLRVTDIGALTAERVAAWSPTAAAKGVRLVGTCPPTTAWADPVTLSSALDAVIDNAVKFTPEDEKVEVVVASQGGTSTVVVTDNGPGLTDDELARVGDRFWRSGRHQNIKGSGLGLAISRSLLAAGGGSISYDHHEPRGLRVTVAVPRSRP encoded by the coding sequence GTGCGCACACGTCTTCTCCCGCTGCTCATAGTCCTGATGGCGGCCATGCTGCTCGCCCTCGGCGTCCCGCTCGCGGTCAGCGTGGCCGCCGCCCAGCAGCAGAAGGTGGTCGTCGACCGGATCGACGACACGGCGTTCTTCGCGGCCCTCGCCCAGTTCGTCGACGACACGCAGAGCGGCACCGAACGCCTGAAGACCCTCAGCAACGAACTCTCCAGCTACTACGAGGTCTACGGCATTCGCGTCGGTGTCTTCTACACCGGCGACACCCCCATGGCCAACGCGCCGGCCACCTGGTTCCTCCCCAGAACGGGCGAGGTGCGCGACGCCTTCAAGGAGGCGCTGCTCAGCCGCCGCAGCCAGGACCCGAAGCAGGTGTGGCCCTGGCAGCGCAACCGTCTCGTCGTCGCCTCGCCGGTCATCAGGGACGGCGACGTCATCGCGGTCGTCGTGACCGACTCGCCCACCGGGCCGATGCGTTCACGTACCCTGCGCGGCTGGCTGGTCGTCGGCGCCGGCGAGATCGCCGCGATGCTGCTGGCCGTCGGGGCAGCCCTGCGGCTGACCGGCTGGGTGCTCAGGCCCGTGCGCGTCCTCGACGCCACCACCCACGACATCGCCACCGGACGGCTCAAGTCCCGGGTCGCCGCCGCCGGCGGACCGCCGGAACTCCGGCGCCTGGCCCGGTCGTTCAACGAGATGGCGGACAACGTCGAGGACGTGCTGGAGCAGCAGCGCGCCTTCGTCGCCGACGCCTCCCACCAGCTGCGCAACCCGCTCTCGGCGCTGCTGCTGCGCATCGAACTGCTCGCCCTCGAACTGCCTGAGGATAATGAGGAGATCGCCTCGGTCCGCACCGAGGGCAAGCGACTGGCGGAGGTTCTGGACGACCTGCTCGATCTGGCGCTGGCCGAGCACACCGAGGCGAACCTCAGGGTCACCGACATCGGCGCGCTGACCGCCGAGCGCGTCGCCGCCTGGTCGCCGACCGCCGCGGCCAAGGGGGTCCGGTTGGTGGGCACCTGCCCGCCGACCACAGCCTGGGCCGACCCGGTCACCCTGTCCAGCGCCCTGGACGCGGTGATCGACAACGCGGTGAAGTTCACGCCGGAGGACGAGAAGGTCGAGGTCGTGGTCGCCTCGCAGGGCGGCACCTCGACCGTGGTGGTCACCGACAACGGCCCGGGTCTGACCGACGACGAGCTCGCCCGGGTCGGCGACCGCTTCTGGCGCAGCGGCCGCCACCAGAACATCAAGGGCTCCGGCCTGGGCCTGGCCATCTCCCGGTCTCTGCTGGCGGCGGGCGGCGGCTCGATCTCCTACGACCACCACGAGCCGCGGGGGCTGCGGGTGACGGTGGCGGTGCCCAGGTCGAGGCCGTGA